TTGTATATCATTGTTCTCACATGTATAATCGTCAGACTCATCTTTCACCTCATAAACAACGCATTAAGCGGTGGATGTTGATCAATAACTTTTATCCATTCACAGCTGTTGAAAATTTAACCTTCTACCATTTATTTAAGAAACAGAGTTCTGGTTTTAACACATGTAGTGAAGAGAAATGGTACACACAACACAGGATGGTGGGAGTCAAGACTGTACAAGAAAATCCAACCATTACATCTCATCAATACTAGTCTACTAGACACATGAGTTGAGCTTATTTGGCAGATTAATGTAGTAAGTCATTCATTAGAAGCTTTGAGGAGGCTAAATGTCATTTCTGTCTTCTCTTGCTTCATACTCAATACTAGACACAGCTGAATTTATTTGGCAGATTAATGTAAGAAGTCACTCATTCAAAGCTTTGTGGGAGCTGAATGTAATTTCTGTCTTGCTTCCtacttcctttttctttttccttaataTCCTTGCTTGCATTGCCTGAACCATCTTTCTTGCTGACCTGCGAGAGAATAAAAATTATGTTTAGAGAAGTTAGTAGTAATGGATATCTGAAGAAATATACTCACTCATGGATTCTAATGATAGCTTTCATGATTTTTTCATCTTTGCCCTGGGTGTCCACACCCCCTTTTAGATCGTAAGACTAATTGCTTTTGGGAAACTGTGGCAAGCCTTTTAAACAGATGACTTTCTCGAGATTTGAATTTGTGTCATACACGGATTAATTTGCTTACTACCAGACTAGATTGTTAACTTGGTGATAACTTTCATGATTATGACTATTTTAAATATCAATGAGGAAAAACATATATAATGAATCTAATATGTCAAACTCTTACCATGTCCTAAAATGTTAAACTAAAGGGTGAAGACACAACAATGATTTtacattatatttctaacaacaCTGTATTTATTATTCTTGACTTGACTGGTAAGTAAACTGATGAAGAGAAGCTGACCTTTTGTTGCTCTTCATGGAATTGATAACTTGGTACTGTTTTCCGCCTTGAGACAGTTCTCCTAGCTTTAAAATTAGTactctttgttgttgttggtttgaAGCTAACTTTTTCTTCTTGTGATTTTATTGAATAGCTATCAAAATGAAAGGGCACTTCATTTGATCCACAACTCTCCTTTTCTTCTCCAGCAACATCTAAAAATCTTGCTTTGATTGTGAATTTGTCATTGCTTTGAAAAGGATCATACTCCTGAACAGCATGGCTTTCAACTGATGAGGTTTCCGGAACCCGGGTTGCCATCCACCGTTCAAGCCAACTCCAGCTCATGTTTGGTTCCATGTCGTTATGTTTTGTTGGTTTTCTCTTTGAACAGATTCTCAGCTGCAGCAACTTGGATTAGTGTTCTGTTTCCGCCTCTATCCTTTCCTTACATTACATGTAATAGTTTATAGAGAAAATTGCACTGATCTCCCCTGAGGTTTATCATTATCGCATAAACCTCAGGGAGAGAGTCAGCACAATTTGCCGtagtttttaatgtttacctgTTGTGAGAAAGCATAAGCCAGTGCTCTTTCCCTCCTGGTTGATGCCTCCATTCTGCTCTGCATCCTCTTTTTTGAGACATAGCTACTCACTGTGCTGTCATCCCAATCTTCCTGAAATGGTCTTTGTTATTATGCAGCTTAAGAGAATTTTTATTGATGGTGAACTGTAGCTAATTTTGGTTTTCCTAAGTTAAAGTTTTCAGACTCTTAGAAATACTTCTACAATGTGCTATGTGTAAAATGTACCCTCTTTACTTGAACACATGTGATGTTTATATTAAAAGTGAGAAATGGTAGTAATACACTGTCACTGTTTCATATTCTTCTTCCAAAACACACTTTATTAGGTGGTTTTCATGTGTTACATATTTTTAATCCCTCTTCTTTcaacttttaataaaatattaatcatTGATGTTTAAAATAGGCTAGGAACATGCCTTAATTGGTAACTGTCTCTAAATCCACTTGAGCCTATT
This is a stretch of genomic DNA from Lotus japonicus ecotype B-129 chromosome 1, LjGifu_v1.2. It encodes these proteins:
- the LOC130733516 gene encoding protein IQ-DOMAIN 33 isoform X2; translated protein: MGFTRVLVRSVFSKNRALGSHESKQVRRNSAENRRWVSVRSYLCGDEFNSVLAVEDSASVNSSEITITQGDLSSDKGDTGSEETVENVTQKLENSNSKSLNEEEAAFIIQSAYREFLLRRKNEETIRSKTGEEELNLATKSPDRNSMATSIEVQTGNSIEVFSVEGEKMSIYHSIQRRTSTKVIKQKEDWDDSTVSSYVSKKRMQSRMEASTRRERALAYAFSQQLRICSKRKPTKHNDMEPNMSWSWLERWMATRVPETSSVESHAVQEYDPFQSNDKFTIKARFLDVAGEEKESCGSNEVPFHFDSYSIKSQEEKVSFKPTTTKSTNFKARRTVSRRKTVPSYQFHEEQQKVSKKDGSGNASKDIKEKEKGILSMKQEKTEMTFSLLKASNE
- the LOC130733516 gene encoding protein IQ-DOMAIN 33 isoform X1, which codes for MGFTRVLVRSVFSKNRALGSHESKVRRNSAENRRWVSVRSYLCGDEFNSVLAVEDSASVNSSEITITQGDLSSDKGDTGSEETVENVTQKLENSNSKSLNEEEAAFIIQSAYREFLLRRKNEETIRSKTGEEELNLATKSPDRNSMATSIEVQTGNSIEVFSVEGEKMSIYHSIQRRTSTKVIKQKEDWDDSTVSSYVSKKRMQSRMEASTRRERALAYAFSQQLRICSKRKPTKHNDMEPNMSWSWLERWMATRVPETSSVESHAVQEYDPFQSNDKFTIKARFLDVAGEEKESCGSNEVPFHFDSYSIKSQEEKVSFKPTTTKSTNFKARRTVSRRKTVPSYQFHEEQQKVSKKDGSGNASKDIKEKEKGSRKQDRNYIQLPQSFE